In Gemmata obscuriglobus, a single genomic region encodes these proteins:
- a CDS encoding Lpg1974 family pore-forming outer membrane protein, translated as MRYVRSLLGVGALLVGAGGAAAQPGAFPGAGERAPGGAPSAPVSAPASLPPVSTVPPGTAPAAPVRSLAALSDDHLPVKDLTPHGGFGDIHPPADHGHHEVSGALNAVVPSHGGWYVSAEYLLMRPRTSDLDFAVRNTAATGLATTGPIDSLKYQLGSGIRAGLGYVFDGGKWEATFQYTYHTAGGDSTVFAPAAAANPAANTVPSSAVLFPTLTRPGLTDRALSATATADLDYQLFDMAAGRRFVISDNLAVRALAGFRFADIRQTFNAFYDGSDARRAAVKTRSRFEGFGPTLGAEGTLAAEYGFHLYARGQFGFLSGRSTNQVLETNDSGATTYVNVRNDTQREVPFGTVALGLGWQYRTIALRAGYEVTHWQDIFSRPRFTDDVGQGKVINRPSSLSLEGLFIQASVIY; from the coding sequence ATGCGATACGTCCGCTCGCTGTTGGGGGTCGGGGCACTTTTGGTCGGCGCCGGTGGCGCCGCGGCCCAACCGGGTGCGTTCCCCGGCGCCGGCGAGCGGGCGCCGGGCGGCGCGCCGTCGGCCCCGGTTTCCGCGCCGGCGTCGCTCCCGCCCGTCAGCACCGTCCCGCCCGGAACCGCGCCGGCGGCGCCGGTGCGGTCGCTCGCCGCGCTGTCCGACGACCACCTGCCGGTCAAGGACCTGACCCCGCACGGCGGGTTCGGGGACATCCACCCGCCCGCGGACCACGGGCACCACGAGGTCTCCGGCGCGCTGAACGCGGTGGTGCCGAGCCACGGCGGCTGGTACGTGTCCGCCGAGTACCTGCTGATGCGGCCGCGCACCTCGGACCTCGACTTCGCCGTCCGGAACACCGCCGCCACCGGGCTGGCCACCACCGGCCCGATCGACTCGCTCAAGTACCAGCTCGGCAGCGGCATTCGGGCCGGGCTCGGGTACGTGTTCGACGGCGGCAAGTGGGAGGCGACGTTCCAGTACACGTACCACACCGCCGGCGGCGACAGCACCGTCTTCGCGCCGGCCGCGGCGGCGAACCCGGCGGCCAACACGGTGCCGAGTTCGGCGGTGCTGTTCCCGACGCTGACCCGCCCCGGCCTGACCGACCGCGCGCTGAGCGCCACGGCCACCGCGGACCTCGACTACCAGTTGTTCGACATGGCCGCCGGCCGCCGGTTCGTGATCTCGGACAACCTGGCGGTGCGGGCGCTGGCCGGGTTCCGGTTCGCGGACATCCGGCAGACGTTCAACGCGTTCTACGACGGGTCCGACGCGCGGCGGGCGGCGGTGAAGACCCGGTCGCGGTTCGAGGGGTTCGGCCCGACGCTCGGAGCCGAGGGCACGCTGGCCGCGGAGTACGGGTTCCACCTGTACGCCCGGGGCCAGTTCGGGTTCCTCAGCGGCCGGAGCACCAACCAGGTGCTCGAAACCAACGACAGCGGCGCGACGACCTACGTGAACGTCCGCAACGACACCCAGCGCGAGGTGCCGTTCGGCACGGTCGCGCTCGGCCTGGGCTGGCAGTACCGCACCATCGCGCTCCGGGCCGGGTACGAGGTGACGCACTGGCAGGACATCTTCTCCCGCCCGCGGTTCACCGACGACGTGGGGCAGGGGAAGGTCATCAACCGCCCGTCGAGCCTGTCGCTGGAAGGGCTGTTCATCCAGGCCAGCGTGATCTACTGA
- a CDS encoding class I SAM-dependent methyltransferase produces MSLRELLVPVSDDDPPPAVRKFLRDAERRIDRFQLACRVPAFVPCDYETAYKVLRALAESDELRGQRFCEWGCGFGVVAGLAEMVGFDACGIEIESALVDEGLQLAEDYDLSVELIHGSFVPPGAEDRVHRAGAYSWLATEGDQAYEELELEIDDMDVIFAYPWPDEEAVVFDLFDHYAGAGAVLATYHGSAEFRLKRKVRDGGKRKRRGR; encoded by the coding sequence ATGTCACTGCGCGAACTGCTGGTGCCGGTTTCGGACGACGACCCGCCGCCCGCGGTGCGCAAGTTCCTGCGCGACGCCGAGCGCCGGATCGACCGGTTCCAGCTCGCGTGCCGGGTGCCGGCGTTCGTGCCGTGCGACTACGAGACCGCGTACAAGGTGCTCCGCGCCCTCGCCGAGAGCGACGAGCTGCGCGGGCAGCGGTTCTGCGAGTGGGGGTGCGGGTTCGGGGTGGTGGCGGGGCTGGCGGAGATGGTCGGGTTCGACGCCTGCGGCATCGAGATCGAGAGCGCGCTGGTGGACGAGGGGCTCCAGCTCGCCGAGGACTACGACCTGTCGGTGGAGCTGATCCACGGGAGCTTCGTGCCGCCGGGCGCGGAGGACCGCGTCCACCGCGCCGGGGCGTACAGTTGGCTCGCGACCGAGGGCGACCAGGCGTACGAGGAGCTGGAACTCGAGATCGACGACATGGACGTGATCTTCGCGTACCCGTGGCCCGACGAGGAGGCGGTGGTGTTCGACCTGTTCGACCACTACGCGGGCGCAGGGGCGGTGCTGGCCACGTACCACGGCAGCGCCGAGTTCCGGCTCAAGCGCAAGGTGCGCGACGGCGGCAAGCGGAAGCGCCGCGGGCGCTGA
- a CDS encoding TIGR02996 domain-containing protein, protein MTVTDEQAFLGAILRHPDDDTPRLVFADWLDERGAGDDPARAALIRAQCRLETLPEGKERKAAEKETKALLRAHARRWTAPLRGASLGENWTFRRGFIDGCSISPTRFVNHAELIFRHAPLLRTVRFPYAKGEVDGLAACPFLARLAAVDLQQMCTCGQCPIDVELRALFKSKHASGLSRLGVAFDRIDADMARALVASEPLRRLAALDLSGNPLGEAGVRVLAGAGHFTRLAELALNVTELDAAAVAALGTARLPALTKLSLAGNNLRPGVVRALVAAPLLAQLAELNLSDNRIGEGGAAALAKLPAAAPLTRLDVRRNALSEKAIRALKARFGKGVWV, encoded by the coding sequence ATGACGGTCACCGACGAGCAGGCGTTCCTCGGCGCGATCCTCCGGCACCCGGACGACGACACGCCCCGGCTCGTGTTCGCCGACTGGCTCGACGAGCGCGGCGCGGGCGACGACCCCGCCCGCGCCGCCCTGATCCGCGCGCAGTGCCGGCTCGAAACCCTGCCCGAGGGCAAGGAGCGCAAGGCCGCCGAGAAGGAAACCAAGGCGCTGCTGCGGGCGCACGCGCGGCGCTGGACCGCCCCGCTCCGCGGCGCCTCGCTGGGCGAGAACTGGACGTTCCGCCGCGGCTTCATCGACGGCTGCTCGATCTCGCCCACCCGCTTCGTCAACCACGCCGAGCTCATTTTCCGGCACGCCCCGCTGCTCCGGACGGTCCGCTTCCCGTACGCGAAGGGCGAGGTGGACGGTCTCGCCGCGTGCCCGTTCCTCGCCCGGCTCGCGGCGGTCGACCTGCAACAGATGTGCACCTGCGGCCAGTGCCCCATCGACGTGGAGCTGCGCGCCCTGTTCAAGTCGAAGCACGCGAGCGGGCTGTCGCGGCTCGGCGTCGCGTTCGACCGGATCGACGCGGACATGGCCCGGGCGCTGGTCGCGTCCGAGCCGCTGCGGCGCCTCGCGGCGCTCGACCTCTCGGGCAACCCGCTCGGGGAGGCCGGCGTGCGGGTGCTCGCGGGCGCGGGGCACTTCACCCGGCTGGCGGAGCTGGCCCTCAACGTGACCGAACTGGACGCGGCGGCCGTGGCCGCGCTGGGAACGGCCCGCCTCCCGGCGCTCACGAAGCTGAGCCTGGCCGGCAACAACCTGCGGCCGGGGGTGGTTCGAGCCCTGGTCGCCGCTCCCCTCCTCGCGCAACTCGCGGAACTGAACCTGTCGGACAACCGGATCGGCGAGGGCGGGGCCGCGGCGCTCGCCAAGCTACCCGCGGCCGCGCCGCTCACGCGGCTGGACGTGCGCCGCAACGCGCTGAGCGAGAAGGCGATCCGGGCGCTGAAGGCGCGCTTCGGTAAGGGCGTGTGGGTCTGA
- the larB gene encoding nickel pincer cofactor biosynthesis protein LarB, which translates to MTSDELRQLLEGVRTGALGVGEAAERLGQASVAELSFATLDLDRQRRCGFPEVVFAEGKTPEWVEGAVRRLAAAGQDCFATRVNEAQSAHLTGHFPQAEQDRLARTFWLPVAGARPEPAGKVCVVTAGTSDLPVAQEALVTARVMGAAVELIVDVGVAGLHRVLRQRERLAAADVVIVVAGMDGALPSVVGGLVDCPVIACPTSVGYGAAFGGVAALLTMLNSCSAGVCAVNIDAGFKAGYVAARFVRRLQARAARG; encoded by the coding sequence ATGACTTCAGACGAACTGCGCCAACTGCTCGAGGGCGTGCGGACCGGCGCGCTGGGCGTCGGCGAGGCGGCGGAACGGTTGGGGCAGGCTTCCGTGGCCGAGCTGAGCTTCGCGACGCTGGACCTGGACCGCCAGCGGCGGTGCGGGTTCCCGGAGGTGGTGTTCGCCGAGGGCAAGACGCCGGAGTGGGTGGAGGGGGCCGTGCGGCGCCTCGCCGCGGCCGGGCAGGACTGCTTCGCCACCCGCGTCAACGAGGCCCAGTCGGCGCACCTGACCGGCCACTTCCCGCAGGCCGAACAGGACCGGCTCGCGCGGACCTTCTGGCTCCCGGTCGCGGGCGCGCGGCCCGAGCCCGCGGGGAAGGTGTGCGTCGTGACCGCGGGCACCAGTGACCTGCCCGTCGCTCAGGAGGCGCTGGTGACCGCCCGGGTGATGGGCGCCGCGGTGGAACTGATTGTCGATGTGGGGGTCGCCGGGCTGCACCGCGTTCTGCGGCAGCGCGAGCGGCTCGCGGCGGCGGACGTGGTCATCGTGGTGGCCGGGATGGACGGGGCGCTGCCGAGCGTTGTTGGCGGGCTGGTGGACTGCCCGGTGATCGCGTGCCCGACGAGCGTGGGCTACGGGGCCGCGTTCGGCGGGGTCGCGGCGCTCCTCACCATGCTCAACAGTTGTTCGGCGGGGGTCTGCGCGGTCAACATCGACGCCGGGTTCAAAGCGGGATACGTCGCGGCCCGGTTCGTGCGACGGCTGCAAGCGCGAGCGGCCCGGGGCTGA
- a CDS encoding GGDEF domain-containing protein, whose amino-acid sequence MAEKASETWISAPKKLSTAKQACLVHIYPTGPTMGCRYPLTDRPLVLGRAEDADIRLTDHSVSRRHAVIEPAGEGYCVSDQRSTNGTFVNDRVIEPSRLLRDGDYLRVGNCLYRYLAGGNIEAEYHEEIYRLTILDGLTQIHNKRYLDEFLEREVVRSQRHRRPLSVLALDIDKFKTINDSMGHLCGDFLLRELAGVVRESVRQEDLFARAGGEEFVVVLVETTKDDALHVAERLREAVAAHEFRFEATPIKMTISIGLASTVGDEVTTPHHLRQDADQKLYEAKRTGRNRVCS is encoded by the coding sequence ATGGCCGAAAAAGCTTCCGAGACGTGGATCAGCGCGCCGAAGAAGCTGTCCACGGCGAAGCAGGCATGCCTCGTTCACATTTACCCCACCGGCCCGACGATGGGGTGCCGCTACCCGCTCACCGACCGCCCGCTGGTGCTCGGCCGGGCGGAGGACGCGGACATCCGCCTGACGGACCACTCGGTGTCCCGCCGGCACGCGGTCATCGAGCCGGCCGGGGAGGGGTACTGCGTCTCCGACCAGCGCAGCACCAACGGCACGTTCGTCAACGACCGGGTGATCGAGCCGTCGCGGCTCCTGCGGGACGGCGACTACCTGCGGGTCGGGAACTGCCTGTACCGGTACCTCGCGGGCGGCAACATCGAGGCGGAGTACCACGAAGAGATCTACCGGCTGACGATCCTCGACGGGCTCACCCAGATCCACAACAAGCGGTACCTGGACGAGTTCCTGGAGCGCGAGGTGGTGCGGTCGCAGCGGCACCGGCGGCCGCTGTCGGTGCTGGCGCTGGACATCGACAAGTTCAAGACGATCAACGACAGCATGGGGCACCTGTGCGGCGACTTCCTGCTGCGCGAGCTGGCCGGGGTGGTGCGCGAGTCGGTGCGCCAGGAGGACCTGTTCGCCCGGGCCGGCGGCGAGGAGTTCGTGGTGGTGCTCGTCGAGACCACCAAGGACGACGCGCTGCACGTGGCCGAGCGGCTGCGGGAGGCGGTGGCCGCGCACGAGTTCCGGTTCGAGGCGACGCCGATCAAGATGACGATCAGCATCGGGCTGGCCAGCACGGTGGGCGACGAGGTCACCACCCCGCACCACCTGCGCCAGGACGCGGACCAGAAGCTGTACGAGGCCAAGCGCACCGGCCGCAACCGCGTCTGTAGCTGA
- the cls gene encoding cardiolipin synthase — protein sequence MLFSEFVVVVWPDHAGWFLLAEAALTAGTLLAVLHYKREPMSAIAWSLLVLLVPFLGAFLFLVFGYQTVRRRLRRRQARSKAYRAFARTKGDSAGVPAAVEVLAKLGNQGDGFPVSGGNAVTLYRDGNPAFDAMLDAIGRAQHHVHVQSFIVRSDETGRRFVEALCACARRGVEVRFLVDSVGSYALPYRVLRRVRAAGGKAATFLPLSNPLRWNLRNHRKVLVVDGRVGFCGGLNIADEYLSKSPKFGHWRDTHFRLEGPAVEGLQHTFLDDWYFATHEAVKGGAYTPAHPATPGGVLAQVVASGPDNDYKAIRDTYVAAVLRARERVWIASPYFVPDAGLRDALVLAARSGVDVRYLGLSKPDKWLPFLAARFYWEDMLAAGVKVYQYRRGMMHSKFVLMDREWASVGSANTDNRSLLLNFECNCQFFDAGVVRELEAAFLADLDGSSQLGAEKYARRPRVMRLAENAARLFSPVL from the coding sequence ATGCTGTTCTCCGAGTTCGTCGTCGTGGTGTGGCCGGACCACGCGGGCTGGTTCCTGCTCGCGGAGGCGGCGCTCACCGCCGGCACGCTGCTCGCGGTGCTGCACTACAAGCGCGAGCCGATGTCCGCCATCGCGTGGTCGCTGCTCGTGCTGCTCGTGCCGTTCCTGGGCGCGTTCCTGTTCCTCGTGTTCGGCTACCAGACGGTCCGCCGGCGGCTCCGCCGGCGCCAGGCCCGCAGCAAGGCGTACCGGGCGTTCGCCCGCACGAAGGGCGACTCCGCGGGCGTGCCGGCGGCGGTGGAGGTGCTCGCGAAGCTCGGGAACCAAGGTGACGGGTTCCCGGTCAGCGGCGGGAACGCGGTGACGCTGTACCGCGACGGCAACCCGGCGTTCGACGCCATGCTCGACGCGATCGGCCGCGCCCAGCACCACGTCCACGTGCAGTCCTTTATCGTCCGCTCCGACGAGACCGGCCGGCGGTTCGTCGAGGCGCTGTGCGCGTGCGCGCGGCGCGGCGTGGAGGTGCGGTTCCTGGTCGACTCGGTCGGCTCGTACGCGCTGCCGTACCGGGTGCTGCGCCGGGTCCGCGCCGCCGGCGGGAAGGCTGCGACGTTCCTCCCGCTCTCGAACCCGCTGCGGTGGAACCTGCGCAACCACCGCAAGGTCCTGGTGGTGGACGGGCGGGTGGGGTTCTGCGGCGGGCTCAACATCGCCGACGAGTACCTGAGCAAGAGCCCGAAGTTCGGGCACTGGCGCGACACCCACTTCCGGCTCGAAGGGCCGGCGGTCGAGGGGCTCCAGCACACGTTCCTCGACGACTGGTACTTCGCCACCCACGAGGCGGTGAAGGGCGGCGCGTACACGCCGGCGCACCCCGCGACGCCCGGGGGCGTGCTGGCCCAGGTGGTCGCGTCCGGCCCGGACAACGACTACAAGGCGATCCGCGACACCTACGTGGCGGCGGTGCTGCGGGCGCGCGAGCGGGTGTGGATCGCCAGCCCGTACTTCGTGCCGGACGCGGGGCTCCGCGACGCGCTCGTGCTGGCCGCGCGGTCCGGGGTGGACGTGCGGTACCTGGGCCTGTCGAAGCCGGACAAGTGGCTCCCGTTCCTGGCCGCCCGGTTCTACTGGGAGGACATGCTGGCGGCGGGGGTGAAGGTGTACCAGTACCGGCGCGGGATGATGCACAGCAAGTTCGTGCTCATGGACCGCGAGTGGGCGTCCGTCGGCTCCGCGAACACCGACAACCGCAGCCTGCTGCTGAACTTCGAGTGCAACTGTCAGTTCTTCGACGCCGGCGTGGTGCGGGAGCTTGAAGCGGCGTTCCTGGCCGACCTGGACGGGTCGTCGCAGCTCGGCGCCGAGAAGTACGCCCGGCGGCCGCGGGTCATGCGGCTGGCGGAGAACGCCGCCCGGCTGTTCAGCCCGGTCTTGTGA